The Burkholderiales bacterium JOSHI_001 genomic sequence TCGTCGGCGGTGGCGATCCAGGGCCCCATGGGGCAGAAGCTGTCGAAGCTCTTGCCCAGGTCCCACTGCGCATGGCGCATCTGCACGTCGCGCGCGGTGACGTCGTTGACGATGGTGTAGCCGTACACATGGGCCATGGCCTGGTCGCGGGGGATGTTGCGGCCGCTGCGGCCGATCACCACCGCCAGTTCGGCCTCGTAGTCGATCTGGGTGGACACCGCGGCCCCGGGCAGGCGCACCGCGTCGCGCGGGCCGGTCACGGTTTGCGGCACCTTCGTGAACACGATGGGCCAGCCCGCGGGCTGGTTGTCCTTGAACACGCTGTCGCTCAACTCGCGCGCATGGGCGTGGTAGTTGCGGCCCACGCACCACAGGTTGCGACGCGGTTGCGGCAGCGGTGCCCGCAGCGCGGCGCCGGCCAGGGGCACCCGCAGCGAAATCGGCGGCAGCGTGGGGCGGCCTATCAGCGCCAAGGCGCCGGCGCTGCCATCGACATCGAACAGGGCGATCAAGTCGCCCTCGATGCGGCCAACACGGGGTTGGCCCTGGTGAACGAGGCTGACGATGCGCATGTTGGTGTCCCCCCTCCTGACGCGACCAAATGCTACCATTCACCACCATGAATGTGGCAGCCGGCCTGCAGGAGGCCATCCTCGACAAGTTGCGCTCGCGCACCTGGCGCGCCGGCCACCGCCTGCCCACCGAGCGGGCCCTGAGCGAGCAATACGGCATCAGCCGCTCCACGGTGCGTCGTGTGCTGCAGGACTTCAAGCGCAAGCGCCTCATCACCCAGACCGTGGGCAGCGGCACCTACGTGGCCGACGAGGTGCAGGACGCGCTGACCGTGCTGGCGCCCACCGGGCCGGCCCAGGCGGTGAGCCCGGCCGAGCTGATGAGCGCGCGCCTCGTGCTGGAGCCGGCCCTGATCGACATGGTGATCGGTGCCGCCACGGCAGCCGACTTCGCCCGCATGGACGAGTGCAACCACCGCGCCGAACAAGCCGCCACGCTGGAGGACTTCGAGCGCTGGGACGCGGCCCTGCACGAGGCCATCGCCGAAGCCTCGCACAACGGCTTCATGACCCGCGTGTTCGCGCTGATGAGCCAGGCGCGGACGCAGGGCGAATGGGGCATGCTCAAGCGCCGCAGCGCCACGCCGCAGCGACGGCTGGAATATGAAAGCGAACACCGCGCCCTGGTCGCGGCGCTGAAGGACCGAGACGCCGAGCGCGCGCGCGCCATGTGCCTGGCCCATCTGCTGCACGTGCGCACCAGCATGCTGGGCTACTGAGGCAGCGCGGGTTCAAAGAGCCAAAGCATACCAATTAGAACCAATCGGGCGCCGACGACAACGCCCGCCAGGAGACACGCATGGCCCTCGATGTTCGTCGACGTGTTGCCTTGTTGGCCCTGTGGCCGGGGCTGCTGGCCCTGACGTCTGCCCAGGCGCAGGACTATCCCGCCCGGCCGGTGCGCATCATCGTGCCCTTCGCGCCGGGCGGCTCGGCCGACGTGTACGGCCGCTTCATCGCCCAGCGCCTTCAGGACGCGCTGGGCCAGAGCTTCGTCATCGACAACCGGCCCGGGGGTGGCTCGGTGATCGGCACCGACGCGGTGGCCAAGGCCGCGCCGGACGGCCACACGCTGCTGCTGATGTCCAACACCCACACGGTGAACGAGTCGCTGATACCGAACAAGCCCTTCGTGCTGATGCGCGACTTCGTGCCGGTGGCACCCATTAGCTATTCGGACCTGGTGCTGGTGGTGCGCGCCGGCCTGCCTTTCAACAGCCTGTGCGACCTGATCCAGGCGGCCAAGGCCAGGCCGGGCGGCATGTCCTACGCGTCCTCCGGCCCGGGCACGCCGTACCACATGGCCGGTGAACTGTTCAAGGCCATGGCCGGCATCTCGGTGGTGCATATCCCCTACAAGGGCAGTTCGGGCGCGCGCACCGACGTGCTGGGCGGCCAGCTGGAAATGATGTTCGACGCCATTCCCACCATGACCGAGCACATCAAGGCCGGCAAGGTGAAGGCCCTGGCCACCACCGGCAAGGCGCGCTCGGCGGTGCTGCCCGACGTGCCCACCTTCACCGAGGCCGGTGTGCCCGGCTACGAGGCCACGCTATGGCTGGGCCTCCTCGCGCCCAAGGGCACGCCGCCGGCCGTGGTGGCCAAGCTGAATGCCGAGGTGGCCAAGATCACGTCCCACCCCGACACGCGCCGGACCTGGGCGCAGCAGGGCACCACGCCGATGACGATGGGCGTGGACGAGTTCGGCCGCTACCTGAACGAGGACATCGCCAAGTGGGCGAACATCGTGCGCATCTCCGGCGCGAAGGCGGAATAGGCATGACCACGTTGAACCTTCTGAGCGCCGGCGCGGCGCGCGGCCTGGTGCTGGCGCTGCAGGCGCAGTTCAGCGCCGCCACCGGGGCCACGCTGAACGTCAGCTTCGGTGCCGTGGGCGCCATGCGCGAAGCCCTGCTGGGCGGCGCGCCGTGCGATGTCATCATCCTGACCGACGCGTTGATCGACGCGCTCGCCCAGGAAGGCCGGGCCGACGCCACCAGCCGGGCCGCGCTGGGCCGCGTGCGCACCGGCGTGGCGGTGCGCGCGGGCTGCCCGCACCCCGACGTGGCCACCGCCGCTGGCCTGAAGGCGGCACTGCAGGGCGCCGACGCGCTGTACTTCCCCGACCCGGCCAAGGCCACCGCCGGCATTCACTTCGCGCACGTGATGCGCGAACTGGGCGTGCACGACGCGCTGGCGCCGCATTTCCACGCCCACCCCAACGGCGCCACCGCCATGCGTGAACTGGCCGCCAGCACATCGCCACAGCCCATCGGCTGCACCCAGGTGACCGAAATCCTCTACACCCCGGGCGTGGAACTGGTGGGCCTGCTGCCGACAGAGTTCGAGCTGGCCACGGTCTACACCGCTGCGGTCACCCCGCAGGCGGCTGACGCGGCGCTGGCCGCGCAATTCATCGCCCTGCTGGCCGGTGACAGCGCGCTGGCCTTGCGCCGGGCCGGCGGCTTCGAAGTTCAGCCGTAGCGCTGCTGCGCCAGCGCGGCGCCCTGGGCCAGCGCTCGCAGCTTGGCCTCGGCCACGGCACGCTGCATCGGCGCCAGGCCGCAGTTGGTGCAGGCCACCAGGTGCTGGCGCGGTACATGCTGCAGCGCGCGGCCGATGGTGTCGGCCACTTCTTCCGGGGTTTCGATGCTGTCGCTGGCCACGTCGATCACGCCCACCATCACGTCCTTGCCGGTCAGCAGCGCCATCAATTCGGCCGGCACCCGGGAGTGGATGCATTCCACGCTCACCTGGTCGATGCGGCTGGCGGCCAGCGCCGGAAACACCTTCTCGTACTGGCGCCATTCCTGGCCCAGGGTGCCCTTCCAGTCCAGGTTGGCCTGGATGCCGTAGCCGTAACAGATGTGCACCGCGGTCTTGCAGCCCAGCCCCTGGGCTGCACGCTCCAGCGCGGGCACGCCCCAGCGGGCGGCGTCGTCCATGTAGACATTGAAAGCCGGTTCGTCGAACTGCACGATGTCCACGCCGTCGGCCTGCAGGGCCAGCGCCTCCTGGTTCAGCAATTCGGCAAAAGCCATCGCCAGCTTTTCGCGGTCGCCATAGAAGCGATCGGCCACGGTGTCGACGATGGTCATGGGGCCGGGCAAGGTGAACTTCACCTGCCGGCGGGTGTGCGCGCGCACGAAGCGCGCTTCGGCCTCGTGCACGCGCCCGGCCAGCTTCAGCGGGCCCACCACCTGCGGCACCATGGCCTTGTAGCGGTCGGCGCGGATGCCCATTTCCACCTTGTGCTCGAAGTCAATGCCTTCCACCCGTTCCAGGAAGCCGTGCACGAAGTGCTGGCGCGACTGCTCGCCGTCGCCGATGACCGACAGGCCCGCGTCTTCCTGCTGCTTCACCCACAACAGTGTGGCGTCCAGCTTGGCCTGAGCCAGTTCAGGGCCTTCGGCCTGCCAGCGCGGCCACAGCTTGCCGGTTTCGGCCAGCCAGGCGGGTTTGGGCAGGCTGCCGGCGATGGCGGTTTTGAACATGGGTTGTCCTCCTGTACTTGGGCTAAAGGTACATGGCCGGCCGCGTGGCCATCAGCGCGCGCCAGCGTTGCAGGTGCGGGTGGGTGTCGGCAGGACGCACTTTCACCACCCGCGCGAAGTCGATCGCGACCACCGCGGTGATGTCGGCGATGCTGAATTGGCCGGCGGCGATGTAGTCGCGTTCGGCCAGGTGCTCGTTCAGCAGCGTGAAGAACTGCTGCAGGCGCGCCAGGCCGCGCTGGGCCAGCTCGGGGATCTGGGCGTAGTTCACCGGCCCGGGCAGGGCGCGGTCAGCCATGGCCGGCGAGCTGTTGCGCAGGGCTTCGGCCACCGGCATCAGGCCTTCGAATTCCACCCGCCATTGCCAGCTGGCGATCTCGGCCTTGTCTGTCGGCGTTCGGCCCATCAGCGGGGGTTCGGGGTAGCGCGCTTCCAGGTAGGCGGCGATGGCCGCGTTGTCGGTGAGCAGCGCGCCTTCTTCGGTGCGCAGCGCGGGCACGGTGCACTGCGGGTTGATGGCGCGGTAGGCTGCGCTCAATTGCTCACCGCTGCGCAGGTCCACCTGCACGGTCTCATGGGCCAGGCCTTTTTCAGCCAGCAGGATGCGGGCGCGGCGCGGGCTGGGCGCGGTGGCGCAGTCGTACAGGGTGATGCTCATGGGGCGGTGGGCGCGGGCAGGGCGTCGAAGTCGCTGGCGTCGTGGCGTTCGTGCAATTGGCTGGACGGGTCGCCCCAGGTGCGGTTGACCTTGCGACCGCGCTGCACCGCGGGGCGCTGCGCGATCTGCTCGGTCCAGCGCTGCAGGTGCTTGTAATCCTGCACCTGCAGGAATTCGCCCGCCTCGTAGACCAGGCCCTTGGCCAGCGCGCCGTACCAGGGCCAGACCGCGATGTCGGCGACGCTGTACGCGTCGCCGGCCAGGTAGGGGCTTTCGGCCAGGCGGCGGTCCAGCACGTCCAGCTGGCGCTTGGCCTCCATCGCGAAGCGGTCGATGGCGTATTCGATCTTGGTGGGCGCGTAGGCGTAGAAGTGGCCGAAGCCACCGCCGAGATAGGGCGCGCTGCCCATCTGCCAGAACAGCCAGGACAGGCATTCGGCGCGCTCGGCCGCGTCTGTGGGCAGAAAGGCGCCGAACTTCTGCGCCAGGTGCAGCAGGATGGCGCCGGACTCGAACACGCGGATGGGTGTGGGCCCGCTGCGGTCCATCAGCGCCGGGATCTTGGAATTCGGGTTCACGCCCACGAAGCCGCTGCCGAACTGGTCGCCGTCGTTGATGCGGATCAGCCAGGCGTCGTACTCGGCGCCGGCATGGCCCAGCGCCAGCAGCTCTTCCAGCATGACGGTCACCTTCACGCCGTTGGGCGTGGCCAAGGAATACAGCTGCAGCGGGTGTTTGCCCACCGGCAGTTCCTTGTCGTGGGTGGGCCCGGCGATGGGCCGGTTGATGTTGGCGAAGCGCCCGCCATTGGCCTTGTTCCAGACCCAGACCTTGGGCGGGATGTACTCAGGGGTGTCACTCATTCGGCAAGCTCCCAGGGGTTCAGGTGATGCGGCGGATGCTCTCGGCAATCTCGGCGCGCTCAAACACCTGCTTCCAGTCGTCGCGCATCAGCCTGGGCTTGCCGAAGGTGATGGCCTTGTTGCAGGCGTCGGAGAAGGCGCCGGGAATCTGCTTGAAGATCACCGCCGACAGGATGGTCATGTGGCCCAGCAGGAAATCGCGCGCGCACTCGGCGGGCACGCCGCGCGCCACCACCTCGTCCATGGCCTCGCGCATCACGTCCAGCAGGGTGGCGCACACGGTTTCCGACAGCCCCGGCTCCAGCAGCGCCATCTGCTCCACCGTCAGGCGGTAGGAACGCAGGATCGGCTGGTAGATGGTCTTGGCGACCGCTTCGCCCAGGTCGAAGGCGCTTTCAGGCCCCTGCATCAGTGCGCTGGTGATGGATTGGGGCGCGGTGGCGCCGCCGAAGTAGTCCACCGCGCCGGGCGTGTGCACCTCGGGGCTGAAGATGGTGGGGTGGCAGGGGTGGGCGACGAAGTACACCAGGTCGTCGCGCTTCGGCAGGTGGCCGGCAAAGGGCGCGGCGGCGTCCAGCGTCATCACCATGGTGCCGGCTTGGAGCATGGGGGACAGTTCGGCGGCCAGCTTGCCGATCAGGGTGTCCGGCACGGCCAGGATCACCACCTCGGCGCCATCCACCGCGGCGGCGGCGTCCATGCAGGTGATGCCCAATTCGTCCTGCAGGCGCTGCCGCCCGGCGGCGCCGGGCTCCACGTGGCGCACCTGGAAGTCCGAGCCCCTCAAATTCTTGGACAGGCGCAGGCCCATCTTCCCGCCAGCGCCAAACAGCGCAATCGTCGTCATCGGCTGCTCCTGCGTCGCAAAAGCTGCATCCTAGGTGGGCGGCGGCAGAATGCTGCTGGGGCAAATGCCAGGGGCCGCGGCGCAGGGTCTAGCATTCGCGTCTTGCCAGTCAGACAAAAAGGAACCGGGCCATGGGCGCTCAATGGAAAGCCAAGCACAAGGACATCGCCGCCAACGCCAAGGGGCGCCTGTTCGGCAAGCTGGCCAAGGACATCATGATCGCCGCACGCCATGGCGCCGACCCGGCCGGCAATTCCAAGCTGCGCCTGGTGCTGGAGCAGGCGCGCAAGGTGTCCATGCCCAAGGACACGCTGGAGCGGGCCATCAAGAAGGGCGCTGGCCTCAGCGGCGAGGCGGTTCATTTCGAACACGCCATCTACGAAGGCTTCGCGCCGCACCGCGTGCCGGTGATGGTGGAGTGCCTCACCGACAACGTGAACCGCGCCGCGTCCGAGATGCGGGTGCTGTTCCGCAAGGGGCAGCTGGGCACCTCGGGTTCGGTGTCCTGGGACTTCAGCCACGTGGGCTTGATCGAAGCCGAAGCGGCGAAACCCGACGCCGACGTGGAGGTGGCCGCCATCGAGGCCGGTGCGCAGGACTTCAATGCCGCGGGCGAAGACGGCGTGTGCCTGTTCCTGACCGAGCCCACCGACCTGGACCTGGTGAGCCGTGCGCTGCCGGCGCAGGGCTTCACGGTGCTGTCGGCCAAGCTGGGCTACCAGCCCAAGAACCCGATCGCGCCTGGCAGCCTCAGCGCCGAGCAATTGGAAGAGGTGGAAGCCTTCCTGGCCGCGCTGGACGCCAACGAGGACGTGCAGAACGTCTACGCCGGCCTGGCGGGCTGACGCGCAGCCGCTTCAGTGCAGGGCGCCCAGGAACTGCTGCAGTTCCGGCGTCTGCGGCGCGTCGAACAGCTGTGCCGGCGGTCCCATCTCGTGGATGCGGCCGGCGTGCATGAAGACCACGCGGTCACTCACCTTGCGCGCGAAGGACATCTCGTGCGTCACCATCAGCAGGGTCATGCCGTCCTGGGCCAGGCTTTCCACCACGCGCAGCACCTCGCCCACCAGTTCGGGGTCCAGGGCCGAGGTGATTTCGTCGCACAGCATCACGCTGGGCTGCATGGCCAGGGCGCGGGCGATGGCCACGCGCTGCTGCTGTCCGCCTGAGAGCTGATCGGGCCAGGCGTCGAACTTGTCGGCCAGGCCCACGCGGGCCAGCAGTTGCTGCGCCAGCGCCTGAGCGGCGTCCTTGGAGGTGGCCTTCACCAGCGTGGGCGCCAGCATCACGTTGTGGCCCACGCTCAGGTGGGGGAAGAGGTTGAAGCTCTGGAAGATCATGCCCACGTGCTGGCGCAGCGCGCGCATGGCGGCGGCGTTGCCATGCTGCAGCGCCAGGCCCTGCACCTGCAGGCTGCCTTCCTGGAATTCTTCCAGGCCGTTGATGCAGCGAAGCAGGGTGCTCTTGCCCGATCCGCTCTTGCCGATGATGGCGATCACCTCGCCGGGCTGCACCGCCAGGTCCACGCCCTTCAGCACCTCGTTGCTGCCGAAGCGCTTGCGCAGGCCCTGGATGGCGACGATGGGGGCGGGCGAATCAGTGGGCATGTCGAAGCTTCTTTTCAAGCCGCTTGCTCCAGGCCGAAATCGGCCAGCACAGCGCGAAGTACAGCAGGGCCACGCAGGCGTAGACCTTGAACGGTTGGAAGGTGGCGTTGCTGATCATGGTGCCGGCCTTGGTGATCTCGATGAAACCGATCACGCTGGCCAGCGCGGTGCCCTTGATCACCTGCACCAGGAAGCCCACCGTGGGCGCCACGGCAATGCGCAGCGCCTGCGGGCCCACCACGTGGCGCATCTTCTCGGTGAAGCTCAAGGCCAGGCTGTCGGCCGCTTCCCACTGGCCGCGCGGGATGGCGTTGACGCAGCCGCGCCAGATCTCGGCCAGGAAGGCGCTGGTGTACAGCGTCAGCGCCAGCGCGGCGGCCACCCAGGCCGAGATGTTCAGGCCCAGCAGCGACAGCCCGAAATAGGCCAGGAACAACTGCATCAGCAGCGGCGTGCCCTGGAACAGCTGCACATAGCCCGCCACCGCGCGGCCGGCCAGCGGCCCCTTGGCAACGCGCAACAGCAGCAGCGCCAGGCCCACCAGGCCGCCGCCCACGAAGGCCAGCAGCGACAGCAGCACTGTCCAGCGCGCGGCCAGCAGCAGGTTGCGGAAGATGTCCCAGACGCTGAAGTCAACCATGGCCGTGGCGCATCGTTTCAACGCCCGAAGATGAAGCGCCGGCCGGCCCAGTGCAGCGCGTGCCGCACCGCCACCGACAGCGCCAGGTAGATCAGCGTGGCCACGATGAAGGCCTCGAAAGCGCGGAAGTTGCGGCTTTGGATCAGGTTGGCGGCGTAGCTCAGTTCCTGGGCCGAGATCTGCCCGCACACCGCCGAGCCCAGCATGACGATGACGATCTGGCTGACCATGGCCGGCCACACCCGGCCGAGTGCGGGCGGCAGCACCACGCGCATGAACACCTGCCATTCGTTCATCGCCAGGCTGCGCGCGGCTTCAATCTGCCCGCGTGGCGTGCCCTCGATGCCTGCGCGCACGATTTCGGCGGCGTACGCACCAAGATTGATCACCATCGCCAGCACCGACGCCAGCTCGGGCGAGAACTTCAGGCCCAGCCCGGGCAGGCCGAAGAAGATGAAGAACAACTGCACGATGAAGGGCGTGTTGCGGATGAGTTCCACGTACACGCCCACCGCCGCCGCCAGCGGCTTGGGCCCCCAAGCCCGGGCCCAGCCGCAGGCCACGCCCAGCGCCAGGCCACCGGCCGCCGCCGCGGCGCTGAGCGCCAGCGTGAAGCCGGCGCCGCGCAGCAGCGCGGGCCATTCCACCAGCACGGCGCCGAAGTCCAGGGCGATCATGGTGCAAGGCGCCGACCGTTGACCGGGCGCGGGCTTGCGCGCGTCACTGCGGCAGTTCGCCCGCCGGCCGGCCCAGCCACTGGCGCGCCATCTTGTCGATGTCGCCCGAGGCCTTGGCCGCGGCGATGATCTCGTTCACCTTGCCGCGCAGCGCGTCCTGGCCCTTGGCCACGCCGATGAAATTGGGGCTGTCCTTCAGCACGAACTTGAACTCGGTGCCCAGGCCCGGGTTGCGCGCCATCAGGTTGCCGGCCACCGAGGCGCCGGTGGCCAGCGCCTGCACCTGGCCTGACACGAAAGCCGCCACGGTGGCGTTGTTGTCCTCAAAGCGCTTGATGTCGGCCGTGGCCGGGGCGATCTTGCTGAGTTCCATGTCCTCGATGGCGCCGCGCGTCACGCCCACGGTCTTGCCGGCCAGGTCGGCCGCCGTCTTCACCGCCAGGCTCTTGGCTGCGAACACGGCCTGGAAGAAGGGCGAGTAGGCGGCCGTGAAGTCGATGACCTTTTCGCGTTCGGGGTTCTTGCCCAGGGTGCTGATCACCAGGTCGGCCTTCCTGGTCTGCAGGTAGGCGATGCGGTTGGCACTGGTCACCGGCACCAGTTCCACCTTCACTCCCAGCTTGGCGGCAATGAGGTTGGCCATGTCGATGTCCAGGCCTTGCGGCTTCAGGTCGGTGCCGACGAAGCCATAGGGCGGGAAGTCGGTGGGGATGGCGATGGTGATCAGCTTCTTGGCCATCACCTCGTCCAGCGTGGACTGGGCCAGCGCAGGGGCCGCCAGGGCGAAGGCCAGGCTGGCCAGCAGGATGCGTCGTTGCACAGGGGTCTCCTTGTCGATGGGGCCAAGGCGCGGGCGGGGCCGGCGGCATGTGGCCCCGGTTTCTAGCACGCCGCGTGCCACCTTTTTGGTGCACCTGGGGCGGCGGACCGGGCAAGATCGGTGGCGGATCGATTCATTTGCCCACCCCCGCAGGAGCCCCCATGCCCGAAGCCTTCATCGTTGCCGCTCAACGAACCGCCGCCGGCCGGCGCAACGGCCGCCTGTCGGGCTGGCACCCGGTGGACCTGGGCGCGGCCCTGATCAACGCGCTGCTGGACCGCAGCGGCATCGACCCCGCGGCGGTGGACGACGTGCTGATGGGCTGCGTCAGCCAGGTGGGCGAACAGAGCAGCAACCTGGCGCGCAACGCGGTGCTGGCGTCCAGGCTGCCGGAATCGGTGCCCGCCACCACCCTGGACCGGCAATGCGGCTCGTCCCAGCAGGCTTTGCATTTCGCGGCCCAGGCGGTGATGTCCGGCAGCATGGACTGCGTGATCGCCGCCGGCGTGGAAAGCATGAGCCGCGTGCCCATGTTCAGCCCCAACGAACTGGCCCGAAAGGCCGGGCTGGGCAGCTGTGTCAGCCCGGGCCTGCGACAGCGTTATGGCGAGGTGGCCTTCAGCCAGTTCACTGGCGCCGAGATGCTGGCCCGCCAATACCGCCTCAGCAAGGACCAACTCGACCAGTTTGCGTTGGACAGCCACCGCCGCGCCGCCAATGCCACCCAGGCCGGCCGCTTTGCCGACGAGGTGCTGCCACTGCCGGTTCGCCGCGCCGACGGCACCGGGGACGGTGAATCGCACACGGTGGACGAAGGCATCCGCTTCGACGCCACGCTGGAGGGCATAGCCGGCGTGAAGTTGCTGCAGGAAGGCGGCGTCATCAGCGCGGCCAACGCCAGCCAGATCGCCGACGGCGCCAGCGGTGTGCTGGTGGTGAACGAGCGCGGCCTGAAGACCCTGGGCTGCCAGGCTTTGGCACGTGTGCACCACCTGTCGGTGCTGGGGCACGACCCGGTCATCATGCTGGAAGCGCCCATCCCGGCCACCGAG encodes the following:
- a CDS encoding 2-keto-4-pentenoate hydratase/2-oxohepta-3-ene-1,7-dioic acid hydratase (PFAM: Fumarylacetoacetate (FAA) hydrolase family) yields the protein MRIVSLVHQGQPRVGRIEGDLIALFDVDGSAGALALIGRPTLPPISLRVPLAGAALRAPLPQPRRNLWCVGRNYHAHARELSDSVFKDNQPAGWPIVFTKVPQTVTGPRDAVRLPGAAVSTQIDYEAELAVVIGRSGRNIPRDQAMAHVYGYTIVNDVTARDVQMRHAQWDLGKSFDSFCPMGPWIATADELDASDLQVRCWVNGELRQDARTSDLIYDIPTLLETCSRGITLLPGDVIATGTPAGVGMGMKPPRWLQAGDVVRIEIDGLGVLENHFVEEAA
- a CDS encoding transcriptional regulator (PFAM: Bacterial regulatory proteins, gntR family; FCD domain) — its product is MNVAAGLQEAILDKLRSRTWRAGHRLPTERALSEQYGISRSTVRRVLQDFKRKRLITQTVGSGTYVADEVQDALTVLAPTGPAQAVSPAELMSARLVLEPALIDMVIGAATAADFARMDECNHRAEQAATLEDFERWDAALHEAIAEASHNGFMTRVFALMSQARTQGEWGMLKRRSATPQRRLEYESEHRALVAALKDRDAERARAMCLAHLLHVRTSMLGY
- a CDS encoding hypothetical protein (PFAM: Tripartite tricarboxylate transporter family receptor), whose amino-acid sequence is MALDVRRRVALLALWPGLLALTSAQAQDYPARPVRIIVPFAPGGSADVYGRFIAQRLQDALGQSFVIDNRPGGGSVIGTDAVAKAAPDGHTLLLMSNTHTVNESLIPNKPFVLMRDFVPVAPISYSDLVLVVRAGLPFNSLCDLIQAAKARPGGMSYASSGPGTPYHMAGELFKAMAGISVVHIPYKGSSGARTDVLGGQLEMMFDAIPTMTEHIKAGKVKALATTGKARSAVLPDVPTFTEAGVPGYEATLWLGLLAPKGTPPAVVAKLNAEVAKITSHPDTRRTWAQQGTTPMTMGVDEFGRYLNEDIAKWANIVRISGAKAE
- a CDS encoding ABC-type molybdate transport system, periplasmic component encodes the protein MTTLNLLSAGAARGLVLALQAQFSAATGATLNVSFGAVGAMREALLGGAPCDVIILTDALIDALAQEGRADATSRAALGRVRTGVAVRAGCPHPDVATAAGLKAALQGADALYFPDPAKATAGIHFAHVMRELGVHDALAPHFHAHPNGATAMRELAASTSPQPIGCTQVTEILYTPGVELVGLLPTEFELATVYTAAVTPQAADAALAAQFIALLAGDSALALRRAGGFEVQP
- a CDS encoding methionine synthase II (cobalamin-independent) (PFAM: Cobalamin-independent synthase, Catalytic domain), whose translation is MFKTAIAGSLPKPAWLAETGKLWPRWQAEGPELAQAKLDATLLWVKQQEDAGLSVIGDGEQSRQHFVHGFLERVEGIDFEHKVEMGIRADRYKAMVPQVVGPLKLAGRVHEAEARFVRAHTRRQVKFTLPGPMTIVDTVADRFYGDREKLAMAFAELLNQEALALQADGVDIVQFDEPAFNVYMDDAARWGVPALERAAQGLGCKTAVHICYGYGIQANLDWKGTLGQEWRQYEKVFPALAASRIDQVSVECIHSRVPAELMALLTGKDVMVGVIDVASDSIETPEEVADTIGRALQHVPRQHLVACTNCGLAPMQRAVAEAKLRALAQGAALAQQRYG
- a CDS encoding glutathione S-transferase (PFAM: Glutathione S-transferase, N-terminal domain; Glutathione S-transferase, C-terminal domain; overlaps another CDS with the same product name); protein product: MSITLYDCATAPSPRRARILLAEKGLAHETVQVDLRSGEQLSAAYRAINPQCTVPALRTEEGALLTDNAAIAAYLEARYPEPPLMGRTPTDKAEIASWQWRVEFEGLMPVAEALRNSSPAMADRALPGPVNYAQIPELAQRGLARLQQFFTLLNEHLAERDYIAAGQFSIADITAVVAIDFARVVKVRPADTHPHLQRWRALMATRPAMYL
- a CDS encoding glutathione S-transferase (PFAM: Glutathione S-transferase, N-terminal domain; Glutathione S-transferase, C-terminal domain; overlaps another CDS with the same product name), with product MSDTPEYIPPKVWVWNKANGGRFANINRPIAGPTHDKELPVGKHPLQLYSLATPNGVKVTVMLEELLALGHAGAEYDAWLIRINDGDQFGSGFVGVNPNSKIPALMDRSGPTPIRVFESGAILLHLAQKFGAFLPTDAAERAECLSWLFWQMGSAPYLGGGFGHFYAYAPTKIEYAIDRFAMEAKRQLDVLDRRLAESPYLAGDAYSVADIAVWPWYGALAKGLVYEAGEFLQVQDYKHLQRWTEQIAQRPAVQRGRKVNRTWGDPSSQLHERHDASDFDALPAPTAP
- a CDS encoding pyrroline-5-carboxylate reductase (PFAM: NADP oxidoreductase coenzyme F420-dependent) encodes the protein MTTIALFGAGGKMGLRLSKNLRGSDFQVRHVEPGAAGRQRLQDELGITCMDAAAAVDGAEVVILAVPDTLIGKLAAELSPMLQAGTMVMTLDAAAPFAGHLPKRDDLVYFVAHPCHPTIFSPEVHTPGAVDYFGGATAPQSITSALMQGPESAFDLGEAVAKTIYQPILRSYRLTVEQMALLEPGLSETVCATLLDVMREAMDEVVARGVPAECARDFLLGHMTILSAVIFKQIPGAFSDACNKAITFGKPRLMRDDWKQVFERAEIAESIRRIT
- a CDS encoding hypothetical protein (PFAM: Domain of unknown function DUF28~TIGRFAM: DNA-binding regulatory protein, YebC/PmpR family) encodes the protein MGAQWKAKHKDIAANAKGRLFGKLAKDIMIAARHGADPAGNSKLRLVLEQARKVSMPKDTLERAIKKGAGLSGEAVHFEHAIYEGFAPHRVPVMVECLTDNVNRAASEMRVLFRKGQLGTSGSVSWDFSHVGLIEAEAAKPDADVEVAAIEAGAQDFNAAGEDGVCLFLTEPTDLDLVSRALPAQGFTVLSAKLGYQPKNPIAPGSLSAEQLEEVEAFLAALDANEDVQNVYAGLAG
- a CDS encoding ABC-type polar amino acid transport system, ATPase component (PFAM: ABC transporter) produces the protein MKRSFDMPTDSPAPIVAIQGLRKRFGSNEVLKGVDLAVQPGEVIAIIGKSGSGKSTLLRCINGLEEFQEGSLQVQGLALQHGNAAAMRALRQHVGMIFQSFNLFPHLSVGHNVMLAPTLVKATSKDAAQALAQQLLARVGLADKFDAWPDQLSGGQQQRVAIARALAMQPSVMLCDEITSALDPELVGEVLRVVESLAQDGMTLLMVTHEMSFARKVSDRVVFMHAGRIHEMGPPAQLFDAPQTPELQQFLGALH
- a CDS encoding amine acid ABC transporter, permease protein, 3-TM region, His/Glu/Gln/Arg/opine family (PFAM: Binding-protein-dependent transport system inner membrane component~TIGRFAM: amine acid ABC transporter, permease protein, 3-TM region, His/Glu/Gln/Arg/opine family), which codes for MVDFSVWDIFRNLLLAARWTVLLSLLAFVGGGLVGLALLLLRVAKGPLAGRAVAGYVQLFQGTPLLMQLFLAYFGLSLLGLNISAWVAAALALTLYTSAFLAEIWRGCVNAIPRGQWEAADSLALSFTEKMRHVVGPQALRIAVAPTVGFLVQVIKGTALASVIGFIEITKAGTMISNATFQPFKVYACVALLYFALCWPISAWSKRLEKKLRHAH